The DNA window TCTCGTTCAAGCCGGTGCAGCTGTTCAGGTAGTCGACTTCGGCGTGAGTAACCCGGGGTTTGAGGGTCGGCGTAACCCTCGTCAGGTCGTTGTGATCCGAGACAATCTTGACGGGCTCAACAGTGAAGGGCTCAGCGCAGTACATGGAGAACATAGTGACGAGCATGTCAGTGACAATCTGGAGCTTGGTGAGGTCGGTGGCAGTGATCTCAATGAAGACATTGGTAGTGTTCAGTGTGATCTTGGAGTGCTCGCCATTGATGATCGGGGGGAGCGAGCACACAACGCGGTTTGCATCGTAAATAACTGGATAGACCGGTGCGTCACGAATGATGTGAAGGAAGCGTCCAAGATGCTTGTCGTTCTCGTAGAAGGTCATAAGCTCCTCCGCATTCATCTTCTTGGTCTGGTTGAGCGGGATGAACTCGATGTctctgggcggcagcgcctcgtaGGTGAAGGGACCCTGAATGGTGTCCAGATCATGTGTTCCCATCGAGACGAGTGTTCTGTTCCGAGCCAGGTTCTGGTGCAGCTTGTCTTGCAGGGCGATGAAGGAGTCATAGCGATCCTGGGTAAACTTGATGTTCCGCAGGACGGCACCGGCCACGTACGGGCGAACCTTGGTGGTGTCTGGCAGGACCTTGATgacctgctgcggctcgtTCTTAGGCTCGACTACCCGGAAATTGGGAGGGGCCATGCGGCCACGGAAGATGTTGAGATTGAGGGCGATGCCCTCGAAGCAGAGCATGTCATATCGGTTGGCGGGGATTTCGATCTTGAGCTGCGGGGGTTCTTGGACTCCATTGACAATGGGtctttcctcctcctcggtaTCTTCGTCAAGTTCAATGCCGTAGTCGAAGCAGAGGTCCTCGAATTCGGCTTTGGTGAACCTACGACGGCGCAGGTTAGCACGATATGCTGGCATTGGGCAACACGGGTTGTTGGACAGCGCGAAGCTCCAAGCAGCCCGAGAAGAGGGGCAGAGTCGGGCACGCACTTCTGGCCAAGGGCCTCGAACAGCTTGTACTTGTCGACGGAGATGGTCGGCATGATGAGATTATGCGCTCAATGCCTCTCCTATGTGTGGTTATCGTTGCACCAAACACGACGGACTCGGTTGCgaccggtggcggcggtgggctTGGTGGATGTGGTCTTGAGTCACAGGGAATTTTTGTCCAGCGACACGACGACCCAGCTGCGCCGTCTCGCGGGGGGGTGAAGAGATTGGCCACGACTTGGGCTTCGAGGCGTCCGCCAGTGGGATGGCTCGTACCCCGCTAACGCCAGGCTCTGaatcggccatggcggggtGAACGAGGTCGGAACATTGATGCTCCAGCTCCCCTCTGAAGCCTCAGAAGCCGCCTCGGTGGCCCCTTGGCCGGGTGGGCAGGGGCACTGACCACCACAGAGCTAAGGCACTGCTTTTAGCGCTGCCAGAGGCGCGTCAATGGGTACCAAGGCACACCCAAGGAGGGGGGACTTCGCTGTGGCGGAGACGAGGTGATGTCAATCAGGCATGGTTGGTGAttgccagcgacggcggggagggcggtGGGGGGGCTGGACTCGACGTTTGGGTTTCGAACCGGAGCTCTGTGATCGGTCGGTCAGAACTTCAGAAGAATCTGTTTCTCACGATCCGAGCCTGCTGTTTTGATCACAGTCACAGCCCTGGTCACTGTCCTCGCAGTC is part of the Purpureocillium takamizusanense chromosome 7, complete sequence genome and encodes:
- the FRS1 gene encoding Phenylalanine--tRNA ligase (COG:J~BUSCO:EOG09260VTA~EggNog:ENOG503NVJA), with translation MPTISVDKYKLFEALGQKFTKAEFEDLCFDYGIELDEDTEEEERPIVNGVQEPPQLKIEIPANRYDMLCFEGIALNLNIFRGRMAPPNFRVVEPKNEPQQVIKVLPDTTKVRPYVAGAVLRNIKFTQDRYDSFIALQDKLHQNLARNRTLVSMGTHDLDTIQGPFTYEALPPRDIEFIPLNQTKKMNAEELMTFYENDKHLGRFLHIIRDAPVYPVIYDANRVVCSLPPIINGEHSKITLNTTNVFIEITATDLTKLQIVTDMLVTMFSMYCAEPFTVEPVKIVSDHNDLTRVTPTLKPRVTHAEVDYLNSCTGLNETPESLCNLLTKMAYSSRPSDRDANLLEIAIPPTRADILHQCDIMEDLAVCYGFNKLPRTAPTRSATVGAPLMVNKLSDIVRVEAAMAGWSEVMPLILCSHDENFAWLNRKDDGKTVVRLANPKTLEYQVVRTSLLPGLLKTIRENKGHSVPIKIFEVADVAFKDEREERKARNERHFAAAWCGKSSGFEVVHGLLDRVLLMLRTAFLTHEEGLTCGRSVDFEVKQNPSKPDGYWIEELNEDTFFPGHAAGVYLRLGGKEARIGEFGILHPTVLEKFDLRYPVSTLEINLEVFL